Proteins from a single region of Apium graveolens cultivar Ventura chromosome 7, ASM990537v1, whole genome shotgun sequence:
- the LOC141674165 gene encoding uncharacterized protein LOC141674165, whose translation MRVQQAAYQKHIDDDMDVTYLMLVTMSPKLRKQYEHMDDYVMIEHLKRMFEGQAHQERFDTSKALYACKHGDHDLVGPHVMKMIGYMEYLATMGSAIGPEAQTDLILQYLNNNYAQFVMNYNMNEIDKTPTELLAMLKTVETNI comes from the coding sequence ATGCGTGTTCAACAGGCAGCTTATCAGAAGCATATAGATGATGACATGGATGTCACCTATTTGATGCTAGTGACTATGAGTCCTAAGCTTCGGAAACAATATGAGCATATGGATGATTATGtcatgattgagcaccttaaacgtatgtttgaaggacaggctcatCAAGAGAGGTTTGATACAAGCAAAGCTTTGTATGCATGTAAACATGGTGATCATGATCTGGTTGGACCGCATGTTATGAAGATGATTGGATATATGGAGTACCTTGCTACTATGGGTTCCGCGATTGGTCCGGAAGCCCAGACAGATCTGATCTTACAATATTTGAACAACAACTATGCTCAGTTTGTAATGAATTACAACATGAATGAGATAGACAAGACACCTACCGAATTGTTGGCTATGTTAAAAACTGTTGAGACCAACATTTAG